One genomic region from Antedon mediterranea chromosome 3, ecAntMedi1.1, whole genome shotgun sequence encodes:
- the LOC140044488 gene encoding protein gustavus-like, with amino-acid sequence MSRSMVMGQKVSGGMKQIARESNYNAHRELVYSGDFQRPNRLDTLLDMPPIDPDLQLKFTWNEQDRSLNIFVKDDDPFTFHRHPVAQSTDCIRGKVGFSRGLHVFEVNWNTRQRGTHAVIGVGTEAAPLHCVGYQSLVGSTTDSWGWDLGRSKLFHDAKNQAGMPYPILPHEDNLQVPDDFQMVLDMDEGTLSFIVNGQFMGIAFRGLKGRKLYPMVSAVWGHCEITLKYIGGLEPSPLPLQELCRRAIRVSLGKENLENVYELPLPMMVKRYLLFQ; translated from the exons ATGAGTCGTTCGATGGTCATGGGGCAAAAAGTATCTGGCGGTATGAAGCAGATTGCCCGCGAATCTAACTACAACGCACACCGCGAATTGGTTTACAGCGGAGATTTTCAAAGACCGAATAGACTAGACACGTTGCTTGACATGCCTCCGATCGACCCAGATTTACAATTGAAATTCACGTGGAACGAGCAGGACCGTTCGTtgaatatatttgtaaaagacGATGATCCTTTCACATTCCATAGACACCCCGTTGCACAAAGCACAGACTGTATACGTGGAAAAGTTGGTTTTTCACGTGGACTACATGTTTTTGAGGTAAATTGGAATACGAGGCAGCGTGGTACACACGCTGTTATCGGTGTCGGAACTGAAGCGGCGCCATTACACTGTGTAGGTTACCAATCTCTTGTAGGATCAACAACAGACTCTTGGGGATGGGATCTAGGTAGAAGTAAATTATTTCACGATGCAAAAAATCAAGCCGGAATGCCGTATCCAATTCTTCCACACGAAGACAATCTCCAAGTTCCTGATGACTTCCAAATGGTGCTAGATATGGACGAGGGTACATTAAGTTTTATCGTTAATGGACAGTTTATGGGAATTGCATTTAGAGGATTGAAAGGAAGAAAACTTTATCCAATGGTCAGTGCCGTGTGGGGACACTGTGAAATTACACTTAAATACATTGGGGGACTAGAAC CGTCACCACTTCCATTGCAAGAACTATGTCGCAGAGCAATACGTGTGTCATTAGGAAAAGAAAATCTTGAAAACGTTTACGAACTACCGCTGCCAATGATGGTGAAACGTTATTTACTTTTCCAATGA